Proteins encoded in a region of the Panicum hallii strain FIL2 chromosome 3, PHallii_v3.1, whole genome shotgun sequence genome:
- the LOC112888005 gene encoding uncharacterized protein LOC112888005 isoform X2 — protein sequence MEPPVLTLKISSPPTPTAAGEARGQAAAGAGVQRHCGPRASPARIPAVPLAAGRDPALMPPSTRRIWARRPYWRRCSLPVAGLARRRARPARLRRSSPTAGLAAPSPAYGLPYAPALRPRPARRRPSLPACGQTGAVDSRPRRWCCWCRCSSPAANSVLQLLKSRMRTISPSASPSLLGVLVLLLLGAFTPRFLFRLRCCSLLQLCSLPALCCSYVLPCERKFDLPTALLWYCRSGVLSCSVLRENLGLDWLVCQERNEIAKLL from the exons ATGGAACCCCCGGTCCTTACCTTGAAAATATCTTCCCCTCCCACACCAACAGCGGCGGGCGAGGCGCGGGGtcaggcggcggccggcgcgggtgTGCAGCGGCATTGCGGGCCGCGTGCCTCGCCGGCGCGCATACCCGCCGTCCCGCTTGCTGCTGGCCGCGACCCTGCCCTCATGCCACCGTCGACCCGCCGGATCTGGGCGAGGCGGCCATACTGGCGTCGTTGCTCCCTACCCGTGGCCGGTCTGGcaaggcggcgcgcgcggccggctCGGCTTCGCCGCTCCTCGCCCACAGCCGGTCTGGCTGCGCCGTCGCCTGCCTATGGCCTGCCCTACGCCCCGGCTCTTCGCCCACGGCCGGCCAGGCGGCGGCCGTCGCTCCCCGCTTGCGGCCAGACTGGCGCCGTTGATTCTCGCCCGCGCAGGTGGTGTTGCTGGTGCCGCTGCTCCTCGCCTGCGGCCAACTCAGTGCTGCAGCTCCTAAAGAGCAGGATGCGCACAATCTCCCCGTCG GCATCACCATCGCTGCTGGGTGTTCTTGTGCTGTTGCTGTTGGGGGCTTTCACTCCACGTTTCCTGTTCCGGCTTCGCTGCTGCAGCCTGCTTCAG CTGTGCTCGCTTCCTGCGCTGTGCTGCTCCTAT GTTCTGCCATGTGAAAGAAAATTTGATTTGCCTACAGCTTTACTGTGGTACTGTAGATCTGGAGTATTATCTTGCTCTGTGCTAAG AGAAAATCTTGGGTTAGATTGGTTGGTTTGTCAAGAGCGTAATGAAATTGCTAAACTTCTATAA
- the LOC112888005 gene encoding uncharacterized protein LOC112888005 isoform X3, producing MEPPVLTLKISSPPTPTAAGEARGQAAAGAGVQRHCGPRASPARIPAVPLAAGRDPALMPPSTRRIWARRPYWRRCSLPVAGLARRRARPARLRRSSPTAGLAAPSPAYGLPYAPALRPRPARRRPSLPACGQTGAVDSRPRRWCCWCRCSSPAANSVLQLLKSRMRTISPSASPSLLGVLVLLLLGAFTPRFLFRLRCCSLLQVLPCERKFDLPTALLWYCRSGVLSCSVLRENLGLDWLVCQERNEIAKLL from the exons ATGGAACCCCCGGTCCTTACCTTGAAAATATCTTCCCCTCCCACACCAACAGCGGCGGGCGAGGCGCGGGGtcaggcggcggccggcgcgggtgTGCAGCGGCATTGCGGGCCGCGTGCCTCGCCGGCGCGCATACCCGCCGTCCCGCTTGCTGCTGGCCGCGACCCTGCCCTCATGCCACCGTCGACCCGCCGGATCTGGGCGAGGCGGCCATACTGGCGTCGTTGCTCCCTACCCGTGGCCGGTCTGGcaaggcggcgcgcgcggccggctCGGCTTCGCCGCTCCTCGCCCACAGCCGGTCTGGCTGCGCCGTCGCCTGCCTATGGCCTGCCCTACGCCCCGGCTCTTCGCCCACGGCCGGCCAGGCGGCGGCCGTCGCTCCCCGCTTGCGGCCAGACTGGCGCCGTTGATTCTCGCCCGCGCAGGTGGTGTTGCTGGTGCCGCTGCTCCTCGCCTGCGGCCAACTCAGTGCTGCAGCTCCTAAAGAGCAGGATGCGCACAATCTCCCCGTCG GCATCACCATCGCTGCTGGGTGTTCTTGTGCTGTTGCTGTTGGGGGCTTTCACTCCACGTTTCCTGTTCCGGCTTCGCTGCTGCAGCCTGCTTCAG GTTCTGCCATGTGAAAGAAAATTTGATTTGCCTACAGCTTTACTGTGGTACTGTAGATCTGGAGTATTATCTTGCTCTGTGCTAAG AGAAAATCTTGGGTTAGATTGGTTGGTTTGTCAAGAGCGTAATGAAATTGCTAAACTTCTATAA
- the LOC112888005 gene encoding uncharacterized protein LOC112888005 isoform X1, which produces MEPPVLTLKISSPPTPTAAGEARGQAAAGAGVQRHCGPRASPARIPAVPLAAGRDPALMPPSTRRIWARRPYWRRCSLPVAGLARRRARPARLRRSSPTAGLAAPSPAYGLPYAPALRPRPARRRPSLPACGQTGAVDSRPRRWCCWCRCSSPAANSVLQLLKSRMRTISPSASPSLLGVLVLLLLGAFTPRFLFRLRCCSLLQVVLLDQAKLCSLPALCCSYVLPCERKFDLPTALLWYCRSGVLSCSVLRENLGLDWLVCQERNEIAKLL; this is translated from the exons ATGGAACCCCCGGTCCTTACCTTGAAAATATCTTCCCCTCCCACACCAACAGCGGCGGGCGAGGCGCGGGGtcaggcggcggccggcgcgggtgTGCAGCGGCATTGCGGGCCGCGTGCCTCGCCGGCGCGCATACCCGCCGTCCCGCTTGCTGCTGGCCGCGACCCTGCCCTCATGCCACCGTCGACCCGCCGGATCTGGGCGAGGCGGCCATACTGGCGTCGTTGCTCCCTACCCGTGGCCGGTCTGGcaaggcggcgcgcgcggccggctCGGCTTCGCCGCTCCTCGCCCACAGCCGGTCTGGCTGCGCCGTCGCCTGCCTATGGCCTGCCCTACGCCCCGGCTCTTCGCCCACGGCCGGCCAGGCGGCGGCCGTCGCTCCCCGCTTGCGGCCAGACTGGCGCCGTTGATTCTCGCCCGCGCAGGTGGTGTTGCTGGTGCCGCTGCTCCTCGCCTGCGGCCAACTCAGTGCTGCAGCTCCTAAAGAGCAGGATGCGCACAATCTCCCCGTCG GCATCACCATCGCTGCTGGGTGTTCTTGTGCTGTTGCTGTTGGGGGCTTTCACTCCACGTTTCCTGTTCCGGCTTCGCTGCTGCAGCCTGCTTCAG GTGGTGTTGCTGGATCAAGCGAAGCTGTGCTCGCTTCCTGCGCTGTGCTGCTCCTAT GTTCTGCCATGTGAAAGAAAATTTGATTTGCCTACAGCTTTACTGTGGTACTGTAGATCTGGAGTATTATCTTGCTCTGTGCTAAG AGAAAATCTTGGGTTAGATTGGTTGGTTTGTCAAGAGCGTAATGAAATTGCTAAACTTCTATAA